One stretch of Zingiber officinale cultivar Zhangliang chromosome 6B, Zo_v1.1, whole genome shotgun sequence DNA includes these proteins:
- the LOC121992077 gene encoding uncharacterized protein LOC121992077, with translation MAAHVNVGRRMVAALALAMVACLSCAVAGRVGGPGETQRLEVRRHLKRLNKVPVKSIKSPDGDTIDCVHVSHQPAFDHPFLKNHTIQTRPNFHPEGLFDDSKATSDKKASSMAQPWHQNGRCPEDTIPIRRTTRGDVLRASSIKRYGRKKHKSFPNPLSVEPDLLNENGHQHAIAYVEGDKYYGAKATINVWQPKIQQTNEFSLSQLWILGGSFGQDLNSIEAGWQVSPELYGDNNTRLFTYWTSDAYQATGCYNLLCSGFIQINNAIAMGASISPISNYDGSQYDISILVWKDPKEGNWWMQFGRDHVLGYWPSVLFSYLADSASMIEWGGEVLNSDPDGEHTSTGMGSGHFPEEGYSKASYFRNIQIVDGSNHLSAPTGVGSFTEQSNCYDVQNGNNGDWGQYFYYGGPGRNSNCQ, from the exons CGGCGGGCCGGGAGAGACGCAGCGGTTGGAGGTGAGGCGGCACCTCAAGCGGCTCAATAAAGTCCCCGTCAAGAGCATCAAG AGTCCAGATGGAGATACCATAGACTGTGTTCATGTGTCTCACCAACCAGCCTTTGATCATCCTTTCCTCAAGAACCATACTATCCAG ACAAGGCCAAATTTCCACCCAGAAGGGTTGTTTGATGATAGCAAGGCAACATCAGATAAGAAAGCTTCCTCCATGGCTCAGCCGTGGCATCAGAATGGGAGATGCCCTGAGGATACCATCCCTATCAGGAGAACCACCAGGGGTGATGTATTACGGGCTAGCTCCATTAAAAGATACGGGAGGAAGAAGCATAAAAGCTTTCCCAACCCCCTATCTGTGGAGCCTGACCTTCTTAATGAGAATGGACACCAG CATGCAATTGCATATGTAGAGGGAGACAAATACTATGGAGCAAAAGCAACAATTAACGTCTGGCAGCCAAAGATCCAGCAAACCAATGAGTTCAGTCTCTCTCAGCTCTGGATATTAGGGGGCTCTTTTGGGCAGGATCTTAATAGCATCGAAGCTGGTTGGCAG GTCAGCCCTGAGCTGTATGGGGACAATAACACTAGGCTGTTTACTTATTGGACT AGCGACGCATACCAAGCAACAGGATGCTACAACCTGCTGTGCTCTGGATTCATTCAAATAAACAATGCGATCGCAATGGGTGCCAGCATCTCCCCGATCTCCAACTACGACGGTTCGCAATATGATATAAGCATACTGGTTTGGAAG GATCCCAAGGAAGGGAACTGGTGGATGCAATTTGGGAGGGATCATGTGTTGGGCTACTGGCCTTCTGTCCTCTTCTCATACCTCGCCGACAGTGCGTCCATGATCGAATGGGGAGGGGAGGTTTTGAACTCAGACCCAGACGGGGAGCACACTTCTACTGGGATGGGCAGTGGCCATTTCCCTGAAGAAGGATACAGCAAAGCAAGCTACTTCAGGAACATTCAGATAGTTGATGGCTCTAACCATCTAAGCGCCCCGACGGGGGTCGGATCGTTCACGGAGCAGTCAAACTGCTACGACGTGCAGAACGGAAACAATGGTGATTGGGGGCAGTACTTCTACTATGGAGGACCAGGCAGAAACTCTAATTGCCAATAG